Proteins encoded within one genomic window of Manis pentadactyla isolate mManPen7 chromosome 4, mManPen7.hap1, whole genome shotgun sequence:
- the IGFBP4 gene encoding insulin-like growth factor-binding protein 4, translating into MLPLCLVAALLLAAGPGPSLGDEAIHCPPCSEEKLARCRPPVGCEELVREPGCGCCATCALGKGMPCGVYTPRCGSGLRCYPPRGVEKPLHTLMHGQGVCMELAEIEAIQESLQPSDKDEGDHPNNSFSPCSAHDRRCLQKHFAKIRDRSTSGGKMKVGVPREEARPVPQGSCQSELHRALERLAASQGRTHEDLYIIPIPNCDRNGNFHPKQCHPALDGQRGKCWCVDRKTGVKLPGGLEPKGELDCHQLADSFRK; encoded by the exons ATGCTGCCCCTCTGCCTCGTGGCCGCGCTGCTGCTGGCCGCCGGGCCCGGGCCGAGCCTGGGCGACGAAGCCATCCACTGCCCTCCCTGCTCCGAGGAGAAGCTGGCGCGCTGCCGCCCCCCCGTGGGCTGCGAGGAGCTGGTGCGCGAGCCTGGCTGCGGCTGTTGTGCCACTTGCGCCCTGGGCAAGGGGATGCCCTGCGGAGTGTACACCCCCCGCTGCGGCTCAGGCCTGCGCTGCTACCCGCCCCGGGGAGTGGAGAAGCCCCTGCACACACTGATGCACGGGCAAGGCGTGTGCATGGAGCTAGCAGAGATCGAGGCTATCCAGGAAAGCCTGCAGCCCTCTG ACAAGGATGAGGGTGACCACCCCAACAACAGCTTCAGTCCCTGCAGTGCCCATGACCGCAGGTGCCTGCAGAAGCACTTTGCCAAAATTCGAGACCGGAGCACCAGTGGGGGCAAGATGAAGGTCGGGGTGCCCCGGGAAGAAGCCCGGCCTGTG ccccaaggCTCCTGCCAGAGTGAGTTGCATCGGGCCCTGGAGCGGCTGGCCGCCTCACAGGGCCGCACCCACGAGGACCTCTATATCATCCCCATCCCCAACTGCGACCGCAATGGCAACTTCCATCCCAAGCAG TGCCATCCGGCCCTGGACGGGCAGCGTGGCAAGTGCTGGTGTGTGGACCGGAAGACCGGAGTGAAGCTTCCGGGGGGCCTGGAGCCAAAGGGGGAGCTGGACTGCCACCAGTTGGCTGACAGCTTCCGCAAGTGA